DNA from Branchiostoma lanceolatum isolate klBraLanc5 chromosome 6, klBraLanc5.hap2, whole genome shotgun sequence:
TGTGGGGCTGGCTGAATGTTTTTgggaaaaagaagaaatgaaatcatggtctggctcccagggtattcACATCTGTCCTGTTTTCTGCAGCATCACCACAGGTACGACCTCAGCCTTCCTGCCTGTGCTGCACCACGCCCTGCTGGAGTTCTCCCGACCCGTCTCCACGGAGATCAACGACATGGGCATCGAGTTGTACGGCAAAACAGACCAGCGATTCGTGGAGGGGGTCTACAAAGTGAGACAGAGATTCAGAAATAATGATGTAGCCAAATGTGGTCCCCATaccttcctcagttacaaatgtgtctgattttgttgttattgCAAAGACTTAGAAATTCTGTTTTTCTAAATATACTTTACAGCTAAAAAAGAAGGAATCAATTTCTTACAAAGGATTTATAGGCGAGAAAAACTTACTGGTATGGCTACGTTTATTCGAGAAATGAGAGTACTAGCGCAATGCAAGCATATGTGTAAGACTTCCGCAGTGCAAATATGACGTACAGGTACATATATTTTCACCATTGAAAATTGTGCTTTCAGAATATTTTTTTGTGCAAATCTTAGATGTTTTACCACTCTACCTGTACCAAGTTGgtatgagcaaggaggttataacctccttggtacgaGAGTTCACCAGAAGAATGCTGCTCAAAGATTACCCATTTCAATACACATCCCTCTAGGTGCTGAGAGATGTGTTCCAGTACAAGCCGACCATCACTAAGGATAAGTTCCTGAATGCAGGTTTTGCTGAACACAAGGTTATCCTGGCGTATGATGTGCTGAAAATGGTTCAGGAGAAGCACAGACGCATCACAGGACCCAAGGCTAAACCTGCTCCCTCCCAGACTAACAATGGGGCAGGTGAGTCGGTATCTTTACAAGTTGTCTATTTTATATTGTTTGGTCACAAAAAAATAATATACCAACAGTCAATGCAGTAAACATCCTTCATCACTAAAATAGACAACAAATACTGCCTAGTGTGACACTCAGTGGCCTTGTGGTCTAAGCTTAAGGAAGATTTGTGTTATCATTGTTTTATAAGGAAAGTTCTGAAGTGTTTTGTCAGAAAATTTTAGATTGAGCAAGGCTGTGAAAATGTCATCTTCATTTAGGCTTGAGCATTGCTATTTAGACTGGGATGTAACTGCAAtttctataagtataacatgaATTTCATACACTACAGGTATGTTCCAGAGAGGCACAGCCATGCGCCGCTCCCTAAAACAGAAGAATCGTGAGAGAAACCTGTCCCCAGTGCAACGTTCTGCTGCTGACAATACCTCACTGTCGGGAAGTCCCAAGGAAACCAGCATGTTATACAGTGCAGGTAGGCTACAACAGGAGCATTGAAGGGCTCAAGTGAAGGGCCAGTGTCGGGGAATCTGTCCTGGACTCTGATCTGTATGACTACATAGATATTTGTTAGTACCTTCttctagatctacatgtatacacgaGGACAATTACTGAAACATAATCTGTGATACAGTACATTTCACTTGCACTTCAGTTGACAAATGCTATATGTAAAGGGATATTTTCTACATCAAGCATTGTATTTACATGACTGGGTTGGGGAACAGAAGAGGttaaaccagatagtgagtgagtgaggtcgACGTAAAGGCTAATGATCCCTCATCGCTATGTATATATGACTCTTTATTTTATGAAAATGCAGTCTGACACATCTCTTTCTCAATCCATTACACTTACAGGTAGTGTTGAGGTGATTGACCTTGACAACACAGGCCTGATTGGTCCCCCCAAGGTCGTCCAAGCCGCCCCTATTATGATGGATGAACTGCCAGCCATGACAGAACCGATGGACCTCTTTGCAGAGAACCCCAGGGGTGACCCTCCCCGCAAGAAGGGCGGGGCAGACACTGGTTACCATAGCACGGAGACCTCCCCCAAAGAACAGGCATGCTATACACTCATGTATCAAATTCAGTgaactcaaattaaaaaaaaaagtaggggATGGTAGCTGTTCTCTAGAGCAATATTGTGcacaacatttttgtcaaaatgattttcgttcatgaaaaaaaattggagagcttaagaaaaaattgatgaaaaagagCTAAAGATTTTCGTGATGATATTCCTCCCGGTATTACTTGATACGAATTGGTGTATGTACTACTACAGGCTTCATACATGAACTATTAATTATTATTACTTCTTTCCAGGGATCCTTGAAACAGCGAGTGGAAAGCCTGGAAGGACGGATGAAACTGATGGAGGAAAAACTTGAGACCCTGATTCAGACCTCATACATGAAACAAGAAAAGGTGTCCGCTTCTGGCTTTAACCTGACACCAGAGCAGGTCGAGTCCATCTTGGGGAGACTGCTGCTAGTAGAGAACAGACTGCGTATTGTAGAGGCTAAggtaaacatatttttttctgtccggGATGGGTTGAACTCTTATTACATTTGCATTAAAGCTCATTGATAcgtttttaattttgaaaaggGTAGTAGTCAGGTCTGCCAAATGTAGTTTTTTGTTTTCTGATAAATCTGGAATTCTAATGATTGTGTGTATGCTGGGATGGGATGTTCCTATTGATGGAGGTTGATTTGTAGTACATTTGTGTACACCAAAGTTATGCTAAACACCATCTCATAAAGAAGCTATAGAGGTCCACTAGCTAGTGAACATGCATATGCATGTATCATATACATAACATAACTGTAATATAACTGTATTGTGTTTTTTGCAGAATCAGACATCATCTGCTGGGGAGAGTTCTTCAAAGGTGGTGCTGCCACAGGGTTTACCAACGGGTATGTCAGTTTCTGTAGGGTGGGACTGctacatgttgtacatacaCATCAAAGTAGTGATGTACATTGCTGTTATTAGTGTGCACTTTTGTGAGGCTCTTTGTCTTCCcaatctttcttctttttggaACTCAAACACTAGTTAGTTGTATGTCAaattaccatgtttatttgacATCTTTACCTTCAACAAGATTGTGCTTACGTTGCAATTTGTGGCCATGattgggtgtgtttgtttgtttgtttgtggtcagcatatAACTCAGTTGTGATTCAAATGTGAATGGAATATTTTTATTCATTGGGTGGGTAGATGTTGGGAActaaaggtcaagtttgataatcgCCATGTAGCGgctttttatggtactgcagcagaacttcttgttttgatatcttttctgtcctgttgttgacttcctttttttttttcatcttgtaAACTTAGACGGTTGCTCTATACTGAACAACCTAAACTCACCCAGCTCTCAGCCAACCaagaccttgacctttgacccattggaCCTGAGCACAAAGAGCCCAGTGGCCTCCCCACCCCGGAAGATGACCAATGACAGCCAGGCTGGGTCCACACCATCTGCACATGTGGCCCCCTTCCAGGTACAAGACCTGTGCCATCAGCAGTGTGTAGATTTCCAAATCCCACACAATCACTGTGGCATTGTacgattgttttgttttctttacttcCAAATTGATGATTTTAGTAAAGAAAGTATAAGAAATGTACATACCTTTATCCTAAGACTTGTGGAGATTTGTTTCCTCAATTGGTTAAACAGAAGAAAAGGGGGAACATCGATATCATAACATCTTACTAAAAGTTGTTTGTGTAGATACATTTATGTTATCTGTATCTCATCGGCCGTCAACAGTGTTTGGCAGTACAAGTTTGCTACTATCAGTTCTCTCATTTCTTTTCATATTGTGCTTAGGTTATGCTTACAAAAATGAGAGACATAAAAACCT
Protein-coding regions in this window:
- the LOC136436216 gene encoding centrosomal protein of 44 kDa-like isoform X3 is translated as MAATGDLKNNIHKLLSELKHIKYPMELDYQGITTGTTSAFLPVLHHALLEFSRPVSTEINDMGIELYGKTDQRFVEGVYKVLRDVFQYKPTITKDKFLNAGFAEHKVILAYDVLKMVQEKHRRITGPKAKPAPSQTNNGAGMFQRGTAMRRSLKQKNRERNLSPVQRSAADNTSLSGSPKETSMLYSAGSVEVIDLDNTGLIGPPKVVQAAPIMMDELPAMTEPMDLFAENPRGDPPRKKGGADTGYHSTETSPKEQGSLKQRVESLEGRMKLMEEKLETLIQTSYMKQEKVSASGFNLTPEQVESILGRLLLVENRLRIVEAKNQTSSAGESSSKVVLPQGLPTDGCSILNNLNSPSSQPTKTLTFDPLDLSTKSPVASPPRKMTNDSQAGSTPSAHVAPFQFENKQTEEKMAKLEKM
- the LOC136436216 gene encoding centrosomal protein of 44 kDa-like isoform X1, whose amino-acid sequence is MAATGDLKNNIHKLLSELKHIKYPMELDYQGITTGTTSAFLPVLHHALLEFSRPVSTEINDMGIELYGKTDQRFVEGVYKVLRDVFQYKPTITKDKFLNAGFAEHKVILAYDVLKMVQEKHRRITGPKAKPAPSQTNNGAGMFQRGTAMRRSLKQKNRERNLSPVQRSAADNTSLSGSPKETSMLYSAGSVEVIDLDNTGLIGPPKVVQAAPIMMDELPAMTEPMDLFAENPRGDPPRKKGGADTGYHSTETSPKEQGSLKQRVESLEGRMKLMEEKLETLIQTSYMKQEKVSASGFNLTPEQVESILGRLLLVENRLRIVEAKNQTSSAGESSSKVVLPQGLPTDGCSILNNLNSPSSQPTKTLTFDPLDLSTKSPVASPPRKMTNDSQAGSTPSAHVAPFQFENKQTEEKMAKLEKMFEETMTMLKKTHEPTNDS
- the LOC136436216 gene encoding centrosomal protein of 44 kDa-like isoform X2, with amino-acid sequence MAATGDLKNNIHKLLSELKHIKYPMELDYQGITTGTTSAFLPVLHHALLEFSRPVSTEINDMGIELYGKTDQRFVEGVYKVLRDVFQYKPTITKDKFLNAGFAEHKVILAYDVLKMVQEKHRRITGPKAKPAPSQTNNGAGMFQRGTAMRRSLKQKNRERNLSPVQRSAADNTSLSGSPKETSMLYSAGSVEVIDLDNTGLIGPPKVVQAAPIMMDELPAMTEPMDLFAENPRGDPPRKKGGADTGYHSTETSPKEQGSLKQRVESLEGRMKLMEEKLETLIQTSYMKQEKVSASGFNLTPEQVESILGRLLLVENRLRIVEAKNQTSSAGESSSKVVLPQGLPTDGCSILNNLNSPSSQPTKTLTFDPLDLSTKSPVASPPRKMTNDSQAGSTPSAHVAPFQFENKQTEEKMAKLEKMSKCSLS